In Zingiber officinale cultivar Zhangliang chromosome 9B, Zo_v1.1, whole genome shotgun sequence, the genomic window caaacataTTTACCGTCCTACATTCCCGTCTGGTATTCGTGAcctctaggactttcacctagggtCCTCGATCCTAGGAGTTTTGCCTAACATGCTCGACTTGCTAAGACTTTGTTAAGTCCCACGGACcaagacttccttgcctagtcgcaactaagaTTTCTCACCTGCCTAATGTCCACTAGTACTTCTTTGCCTAGTCTCAATTATGAGTTTTACCTTccctaagatcacttagaactTTCTTGCACACTCAATTAGATTTGTTAGATCACAGCACAGCTTACCTTTGAacctttgtcaaatatcaaaacacataTTTGATTAGCTAGTGCTTCCAGCATCAACAGTGTGATGGACATCCAAGCAGACTCTCAGTCCGGTCGGCTTGATAGTCTAGTCGGCTATCTCTCGGCCAAACTCATCATCTACATTGGCTTCAAAGGTTGAGatttccttgactttgaccacccTGTCATCCGATCCTTTTGACTTTGATCTAACTAAGAGGCCCAGATCAATAGCCATATCAATTggtaagaagaaaggaaaaaaagagaAGAAGATAATGAAGAAGAGTGACCTATGCTTATAAGAATAAGAAGACCATCATACCCGTGTCTTACCTCTCTTGGTGCTTATGTAGCTATCAGAAAAACATATCAACATCGGATGCTTCATGCTCATTTACTTCTTCTCGTATGAGTCAGTAAAGACACAACCTCTAACAATCTAACAATCGTTACTTGTTTCTCCACTCTCATTGTTATCACGTATTAAGATGAATGTATCAAGGAAATCAGATCTGATATCTACAACTCGCTTCTCTAATCACTAATCGTCACATATTAAGAGGAAGATATATGAGAGACCAACTCTCACATCCACTACTGATGTTTTCATTCATTAATTTCCACGTATTGGGAGGAAAACATTTGGATGACCAAATCTATCTCCCACTACTCTGTCCATCCAAAAGATGTCACATATGCCTTGAACTAGAAGCTTGAAAGCTTAATGCTTGACATAAGCGGGTTCAAGTGATTGGTGGAATCGGGTCATTATGTTCGGTGGAAGTTAATCTATATGCTCAGTGTAAATTGATCTGTATGCTTGGTGGGAGATGATCCGTATGTTCGGTGGGAGTTGACTCGCATGTCCGGTGGAAGCTGATCCGTTACTCGGTGGGACCTGACCTGTTTGCTCGATGGTAGCTGAACCGTATGCTTGATGTAAAATGATAAACTGAGCACCTAAGGCAAGTGCTCGGGAAGCAATTTGAATCCATCAGATCTTTCTTCGTTGAAAGAAATCTGATTAAAAGAATTGGGTCATTGAGGATCAGATCAGGGTCATTAAAAGAATTGAGACTGAAGAGTATGATCAAATAAAGTTTGATTAAAAATATTGTACTAGAACAAACTTAGCTCAGGATCAATCTAGATCCCATTAAATGCTCTTTTTTAAAATCAGATTTAAAGAGTATAATTAAATGAAGTCAGTCAAACTAAACGGCTGAAAGTATTTTGTTAGATATTAAATTTTTGGAGGTGGACCTACATGATTTTTAaatatcaaatcaaattagtttttaattttgactaTTAATAATGAAATGAATATACAAATCTAATTTAAAGAGATTTAACATTAGCATAAATTAATTGTCAGTCTACGTTAATAATTTAAAGTGAATCCTAAACTAAGATCCTTTCTGGACAAATGGAAGACTTACATCTATGATTAGAATCGTCTCATAATCTAGAAGTTTTGTCATAATAATTATAACATTTATGTAAAAATGAGAatagattaatttaagttaatttttaggcATTGGAGAAGATCTTATGTGATAAGATTCTGTGTCTCAATCACCGCACCATCTGATGGATAATGAAATTAGAAAGATATATTTATGGTCAAATTTAGACTAATCAAGATATCTTTAGACTAACAAAAGACTAATAAGTATGGCTAGTTGACTACTATGGTCCCATGTGTGGCTGAAATTAATCTAGACTTTTGTGGTCTGTTGGGGAGGAGACAAGGGAAGGGAAGGATAAGTGAGgaatataactaattttacttggAAAGTAGGTGAGATGAGGTCAGGGTGGAAGGGAAACTCAAATAGCTTCCTTCCTTTACCCCACTCAAATAGCTTGTTTTATTCCCCTCCGATTTGAAGGGTAAGAAAGTTATGTGATTAATTAATCAGTATTCTTTTGCCAAAACTGATTGAGCTATGGAGCAAGTTCTTCCCACCGTCGGAGGAAGCGGAGAAACCAGCTACGCTTCCAATTCGAAGATCCAGGTGACTGATTTCCTCTAAACCACTACGTTTCTGAGCGTCTTCTTAATTCGCTATCTTAATCATGAATTCAGGAGAAGTCGCTGCAGGCGACGATGCCCATGCTGGGCTACGCAATAAGAGAGATCTGCTTGTCGCTGCGCCCGGCGGAGAAGCTGGTGGCGGCGGATTTGGGATGTTCCTCGGGGCCCAACACATTTCTGGTCGTCTCCGAGGTGCTCAAGGTCGTCGGAGACGGTGTCGCTTCGCGAGAGGCGGCTAGTCCTGATCTGGAGGTCCAGTTCTTCCTGAATGATCTCTTCGGGAACGATTTCAACCAGGTTTTCCAGTACCTCGACGAGTACAacaggaagaaggaggaggaggagggggaggaagtgGGCCGCCTGAGGGTGCCGTACTACGTCGCCGGACTGCCTGGGTCTTTCTACAGGAGGCTCCTCCCGTGTGGGAGCGTCCACTACTTTCACTCCTCTCACAGCGTCCATTGGCTCTCTCAGGTACGCTCAATTGCTCAAGCGTGAACAAGATTAGATTTTTCTGATTCTCTCGGACGATTTagttgtggcaaaaggtgaatacgtttgtCCCAGCACCCCTGTCAATTCGTCCCAAGGTTAATACGGAGAAAGTAAATCATGGACGGCAATGGCGTAGCCAGGTTGAACAATTACCCTGGGCTAAAAATGTTGAACCCAGTAAAGCCCAGCCCAACATAGCAAAGTTAAGGCCTAATTAAAATTGCTGGGCATTGCTTACTCACCTGGGCTAAAAATGTTGAACCCAGTAAAGCCCAGCCCAGCATAGCAAGATTAAGGCCTAAAATTGCTGGGCATTGCTTACTAGGTGAGGCTACAATTACCGGGCATTGCTAGGCTGCACTGGGCTAGAGCCCAGTAAAGCCCAGCCCTGGCTACGCCTTTGACGGACGGCTACTAgtttttggaataatgactaacacgtaagggaggtatttatctcgactttgccaagattcgaaccctagacctTATTATGGTAATACCTCATGCGTTAGCcattagacccatccgaggggacatcTCTCGGACGATTTAGTTGTTATTACATAAGGTTGTTATCATAAAGTCTAAGATTTGAATTTTAACAGAATTGAGATAAATATGTTCCTTATTTGTTAGtcattattttaaatactaataGTTATCCGTATCTTTTCCGTGTTAATCCTGAAATAAATTGGCAAGAATGTTGATTGCGATCTTATTTATCTTTTTGCCACCGTGAACAAGACTTTTATGAAAGAAAGGTTAAAAACCCTTTTACGTACACTTGTTAGATGCCTCAAGGAATCGAGCAGCTGAACAAGAGGAACATCTACATAGCCGAGTCAAGCCCGCCGGATGTTGTAAAAGCCTACCAAAATCAGCACCAGAAGGACTTCTGCCGATTCCTCGAGTTCCGGCACGCTGAGCTGACCGACCAAGGAAGAATGCTTCTTTTGCTTCCGGGGAAGAAAAACCATGATCTACCTTACCATGGAGTTGCCCATCTCTTCCGGCTTTTAGCTCAAGCTCTAAGTACTTTAGTGTCTAAGGTAATTAAATCATCATCATTCTTATTATTTATCGGTAAAATTTGTTGAGAAAGTTAATTACAGGGAACGATAACAGAGGAAAAACTTGAAAGTTTCAATGTGCCCCTTTACTACCCTTCCTTGGAGGAGATAGAGGCAGTGATTAGCAGGCAAGGGCTGTTTGGCATGGAACGAACAGAGATGTTGGAGGTCAATTGGGATCCGTTCGATGATTCAGAGGACTTCTCGAGTGTTGATGTGGCACAGAGCGGGAAGAACATCGCCAAGTATATGAGGGCAGCGCTGGGGCCAATGATTGCGCATCAGTTTGGAGAGGAGGTGTTGGATGA contains:
- the LOC122024992 gene encoding anthranilate O-methyltransferase 3-like translates to MEQVLPTVGGSGETSYASNSKIQEKSLQATMPMLGYAIREICLSLRPAEKLVAADLGCSSGPNTFLVVSEVLKVVGDGVASREAASPDLEVQFFLNDLFGNDFNQVFQYLDEYNRKKEEEEGEEVGRLRVPYYVAGLPGSFYRRLLPCGSVHYFHSSHSVHWLSQMPQGIEQLNKRNIYIAESSPPDVVKAYQNQHQKDFCRFLEFRHAELTDQGRMLLLLPGKKNHDLPYHGVAHLFRLLAQALSTLVSKGTITEEKLESFNVPLYYPSLEEIEAVISRQGLFGMERTEMLEVNWDPFDDSEDFSSVDVAQSGKNIAKYMRAALGPMIAHQFGEEVLDEVFSKYAANLSEHLLQEKTKYVLLIILLKKKV